In Chitinophagaceae bacterium, the genomic window AGCTGTCAGCTTTCAACTGTGCAAAACCGGTAATTTGCAAAAAAAGAAAAGTGGAACATACAACAAAAAATTTGCTTACCATGCTTAATTGTTTACCTGCCAAATAAACTTACATGTTTTAACTCTTCTAAAATAGGCCCTATTAAACCCGGTTGCAAACTGGAAATTAATATTATAGTAAATGCAAGCCCAAACAAAGAGCCCCAAAGGTGTGCATCATGGTTAATATTATCTGCATTGCGTTTGCTCATATAAATACAATAAGCAATATAGAGCAAAGCATACACTGCCGCAGAAATTTTAATGGCGCCATAAATATAAATACTGTTCCAGGGATTAAAAATGATGGCTGCAAATACTACGGCAGAAACAGCGCCAGATGCGCCTAAAGAGCGGTATTGATAATCATCTTTATGTTTGATGTAGCTTGGTATATCGGAAACTACCAGCCCTATAAAATAAAGTAAAAGGTAAGAAGTGCTGCCACCCAGTATATATTTGGTAAAATAAAATTCTACAGCCATGCCAAAAAAGAAAAGGGTAAACATATTGAAAATCAAGTGCAGGAAATCGGCATGTAAAAAACCGGAACTGATGAAACGGTAATATTGGTTTTCTCTCTTTACCAGGTATGGGTGCATTATTGCCTTGTCGGCAAAGGCGGCATTATTAAACCCAATCAGTGATATAATAACGTTGGCGGCTATGAGTAAAATAGTGATAGGATATTCGGAAAAATTCATTGTATTAGTTTTGCTTTTTGTAAAAATAACATAAGGAAAAATAAGGCAGTAAAATTTAAAAGGTGCAGGTAAAGATAATTAACTAATGATGGTATTTTTCATTTTTTAGGATGGTACATGCCCTGTAAACCTGTTCTGCAAGTACCAACCTTACCAATTGGTGCGGAAAAACCAAAGGAGAGAGGCTCCAGGTAAGGTTTGCCCTTTGTTGTATTTTTTTACCTACACCAAAAGCTCCGCCAATTAAAAAAATACATGTTTTTGTACTTTCATTGGCTCTTTGTTGTATGAGTTTAGCCAATCCGTCGTTATTGAGCAGTTTACCCCTTTCATCCAAAAGAATCAGGAAATCATCCTTCTCCAGAAAATTTAAAATAATTTCTTCTTCCTTTATTTTTACATCATCCGGTGCAAGACCCGATGCATTTTTGGGCGAAGGGATAATTTTCCACTCTGCAGCAAAATAATGATTCAACCTTTTGGTGAACAGGTCTATGCCTTCTTTTACATAGCTTTCATTAGGTTTTCCTATACTCCAAAAATATAATTTCATTTTTTTTATTACCTGCTAAATTACTATAATATTTTTCTTAGCCATAGGGTTGCAGCAATAAAAAAAATCCGGGAAAAAGTACCCGGATTTTTAATAAGAAAGTAATGAATATTTTAGAAGCCATGACTTTCTAAGGAATATAATATTTGTGCTTCGTTTGCAGTTAAAGCCTTGCTATATACCCTGCATTCATCAATATATCCACTTAAAGAGTTCATCCAGCCATTGGCAGTATGCGCATTATCATCGGGTCCGCCAAGGGTAAAGCTGTCGGCATCTCCAAAGCTAGTTTGCGTATTAAAGGTTGTATTTGAAGTTTGCGGAAGCAGTGCACCATCTACATAAACCCTTAACGCTCCGGATGGTCCATCGTAAGAAACTACCAGATGGTGCCAGGCAGGTTCCAGCATTTTTGGCCAAACTCTTCCTGCATCAAACCATTGGTCCATTACACAAACTTTACCATAGCTGTTTGCGCCGGTTTCGGATTCATACAAAGTAAAAAATTTAGTTTGCTCCCAGGAGTAGCCGGCTTTATTGAGAGAAAAGGGGAAATAAGTGGAAGGCCCGGAGCTTAAGCTTGCCGGTTGTTGTATCCAGCAGGAAACTGTAACGCTACCCAATGCAGAAACGGTGCTGGCCATATTTGTATTGATGTAACCCGGAGTGGTAACCTGTGCTGCCTTGCCTTTTAAACCGCCTGTTACAAAGCTTACGTTTGCTACATTGCTTGCCGTGCCGGCAGTACCGGTTTCACTGTCGTTATAATTATCTTCAAAAGCCCAATGACCCACTAAGTTGGCTGCCGCCACATCGTCGGCTGTTGGATAACCGGGTATGGGAACAAAAAAAGATTTTTCTTCGCCATACACCAGTCCTTTTTCATTAATAGCATAAGCCCTGTAATAATAGGTTGACAGGTAAGTAAGGCCGGGAACATTTACGGAGTAATTTCCTGAAATGGCATATTTGGCAATTTTATTATCCGAAGTATCAACACCAATTTCGCTACTGTAGCATACGCCGCTTTCGCTTACCATTGAGCCGCCATCGCTGGTAATATTGCCACCAAGCGAAGCAGTTGTGCCGGCTACGCTTGCATCGTTGGTAACAACGGTTGGCATAGTTGCATTCACATCAATGCCAGTGTCTGAATCGGTTTTTTTACAGCCATAAAAGGCCAGTGCCGAAGCCGCCATTAGAATGAATAATTTATTTTTCATGTTAAAAATTTGAAGTATTAAAATGTTATTTGCCCTTACCCTGCAAAACAATTAAAGATTGAAGTTCGGTTGCGCTTAAAACTTTATCGTAAAACCTCACTTCATCTATTTTCCCCCTTAAATAATCTGCCCAACCTTGTGGCCCGCCTGCGGTGCCTATACTTGGGGAACAGTTAAATTGCTCGGTGCCAAAAATAAGTTTTGTTGCAGTGTTTTGAAATACCAGGTTGCCCAGGCCTGCAGATGTAGTGCTGGCTACAAGCCCGCCTCCCTGGTACACGGAAAATATAGATGTAGCTGCATCGTAAGTAAGGGCAATATTTTGCCATGCATTCCAGGGGTTGGCCAGTACGGGATTGGTAAACCATACTTCGCTTTGGGCTTTTACATGTACTTTAAAAGTGGCACTGTTTGCCGTACTTCCATTTTCATAAAACATATCCAGCGAGCCCCAAAAATCATCATCTTTAGAAATGGTAATTGGGGTAATAATTCCACTGGTGTTTTGGGGTGTGTTGATCCAAAAATCAATGGTAAAGCTGCTTACGGTTTTTATACCAGCCGGTAAATCGCAAATGGCATAAGCATTGGCGCCGCCTTGCATGGCCTTACCTACAAAGCCCGAAGAAAAGCTGGTATTTATGCCAGTAGCTTCTGCGCCGGAAACACTGTCTTTATAATGGCCTTCAAAAGCCCAGTAACCCACTAAATGGCCGGCGCCAATTTCGGATGAAGAGGAATAACCGTTTATGGAAAAAACAGGTTGGTAAGTTTTGGGATCAAATTCTTTATAGCATGACGAAAAAAGAAGGCCACAAACTGCCAGGGCAGGAAGAAGCGCCTTTTGTATCCATAATTTATTTTTCATAATAAGTGTTTTTTATTTATTAATTATATCCGGGATTTTGTAGCAACATGCCGGCACTTAAATCAATTTCTTTTTGCGGTATTGGCCACACTTCATTTTTGTTGGCCTGCCAGCCCAATGGTCCAAATACGGTGCTTGCCCTTCCCTGGCGAATAACGTCAAAATATCGGCTGTCGAAATCCATACCCAGTTCCACCCTTCTTTCATGATAAATAGCGGTGCGAATATCTGATTGGCTGGTAGAAGTTATGGCTGGCAAAGTATTGGCAGGTGCGCCATTGGCTATTGCAAAATCCCTTGCTCTTTTACGTACCAGCTCCAGTGATGCCAATGCATTTGCAGTATTGCCTAATTCGTTATTGGCTTCTGCATTTATTAATAACACATCTGCTAAACGGATAACCCTTATGTTTTGTTCGCTTCCACCAGTAGTGGTATAAGAGGCAAAGGGTATATAGGATTTGTAATTATACATAGGGTTAGTAGCAGTAAGGGGAATTAAATCGCCTTCGGCAGAGGTAAGTCCACGAAAAAGTATGGAGCCAAATTTTCTTGGGTCGTTGGCTTCATAAGCATCGGCAAGGTTTTGGGTGGGTGTGTTAAAGCCCCATCCATTACCATCAAAAGGCCCTCTTGCCTGCTGTATTTGGCAATATTGGCTGTTAGATGCTCCCGGAATACTGGGCAAGTAAGCGCATTGAATTTCATAAATAGATTCGGCGCAATTTTCACCTTCGAGCCTAAACATTTTTTCGTAGTTGGTATAAAGGCTATAGCCCATGCCCATTACCTGCTCGCTGTAATTTTTAGCTTCGGTCCATTTGCTTTGGTAAATAGATATTTTAGCTAAAAGTGCAAGAGCAGCGCCTTTTGTGGCACGGCCAATATTTGCACCGGTATAAGATGCCGGTAAACCTGCGGCAGCTTCGGTAAGGTCGGTTTGTATGGCTGCCCATACTTCTGCCTTTGGTGTACGGGGAATGTTGTATTCGCTTCCACTTACCGGTACATGCAGCCTTAGTGGAACATCGCCAAAGGCTCTAACCAACCTAAAATAAGAATAAGCTCTTAAAAATTTTGCTTCCAGTAAATAACGAGCCCTAAGTGCATCATCCATATTAATATTGGGGATATTATCCAATACCTGGTTGCAATAATTTATTTGCTGGTACATGCCTACCCAAAAATCATTCACCCTATCGTTGGATGATGTAACGGTATAAGTGTCAAACTCATTCATAAAACCATAGGAACCATCGGATGGTTCGGTGCCTGTTGAGGCATCATCGGAACCTAAACTTTCTATGGCCATAGTAGCAAATGCTGAAAACGTCCAGCTACGGGTATTGGCATACATGGCATTAACGGCTGCTGTTGCATCTTCCTGGGTTTGCCAAAACTGTGTTACCGGTTGCTGAGCCTGCGGGGGAACATCTAAAAAATCTTTTTTACAACCTGTTATTAAAAGCGATGCAGATAACAGGATAGATAAATAAGAAGCCGTTACCCCTAATTTTTTGTTTAATATTTTCATGATAATATTTTTTTAAAATTAAAAAGTAAGGTTTACGCCAAAATTATAGGTAGCATATAAAGGATGCACCTGCTGGTCAATACCCGACCTTGAAGGTGAACTTGCCGGAACCTCCGGTGTAAAGCCCCTGTAATGGAACCAGGTAAAAGGATTTTGTGCATTTACATACATCCTTAATTTTGAAATTCCTGTACGTTTTAAGCCGGAAAAGGTATAACCTAATTGTGCGTTTCTTACCCTGAAGTAGCTTCCGTTTTCTACATAAAATGAGCTGGTAACGCTGCTATTGCCCGATGTGGCAACAGAAGGATAAGTATTGGAAGTACCTTCTCCATGCCAGCGGTTATCGTAGTAATCTTTGGTATAATTTTCACCTCCAAAGCGCAATGCAAAATTGCCATTGTAAATTTCTATGCCCGATACTCCTTGAAAATCAAGTGTGAGATCGAAGTTTTTGTAACCAACAGTAGTGTTAATACCATAAATCATCCTAGGATTGGGGTTGCCCAATATTACCCTGTCTTTATCATCAATGGCACCATCGTCGTTTACATCTTTAAATTTAAAATCGCCTGGTTTAGCGCCGGGCTGTATTACGGTGCCGCCGCTGTTTTTATAATTGGCAATATCTGCCGCCGATTGAAAAATACCCACTACCTGCCTGCCATAAAACTGCCCTATAGGCTGGCCTGCCATGGTACGGGAAATTACGCTTGTACCCAGGTATTGATAAATGGGGTTTCCTCCGGTGCTTACTGAAGAAACTTTGTTTTTATTAAAGCCGGCATTTGCACTTACGGTGTAATGCCAGTCTTTATTAATATCATCTTTCCAGGAAACAACCAGCTCAATACCTTTGTTTAAAAAGTTGGCCTGGTTGCCAATTATAGTTCCACTGCTTGTACCTACAGAGCCTAATACAGGGATATCAAAAATTGCATTTTTTGTTTTGCGGCTGTACCAGTCAATTTCTGCATACAACCTGTTGTCGAGCATTGAGGCTTCAAGGCCAATGTCAATTCCTTCGCCCAGTTCCCAATCTGTTTTTGGCGTTACTACAGAGTTGATGCTGGCGCCAATACCTGTGGTACCATCTCCGCCTACATATACCAGTTGGCCTGTTTGCGAAGCCGTAAGTACGGAGAGGTTTGCCGGTACACTCATGTTACCTATTTTTCCCCAGCTTCCTCTTAACTTAAGATTGTTAAAAATTTGCTGACTTTCCATAAATTTTTCATTGCTAATGACCCAGCCCAGGCCAATAGAAGGAAAATAACCCCAGTTGTTGCTGAACTTTGATGAACCATCTGCCCTTAATGATGCGGTTACCATATATTTATCGGCAAATGCATAATTAATTCTTCCAAAATATGAGGCAACCCGGTTGATAGATCCTGCATCGGAAACCGTCATGGTATCGCTGCCTAAGGCAAAATATTGTCCGCCGTTAAAATCGGGTACGCCTCTTCTGTAGGCATTCAATCCATAAAATTTATATTCTTGTGCGCCCTGGCCAGCAAGTATTTTAAAAGAATGGTCTCCAAATTTCCTATCGTAAGTCAAAGTGTTTTCAATAATCCAGTTGCGGTTTTCGCCACGGTTGCGGTTTAAGGCGGTAAAATCGTTCCTGTAGGCAACCGGAACCGAATTGTATTTAGTATAGTGTGTATAATTATTGGTTTCTGCCTGCGAGAAATCGCCGCCAATACTACTGTGAAAGGTAAAATATTTTAGGAATTTTAAATCGCCGTAAATATTTCCGTTCAATTTCCAGGTTTTGGTGTTTTGATCAAAAAAGTCAACGGATGCCTGCGGGTTTTTTTGATTGGCAGTAGCAATATTATAATCGCCGGCGTCGCCATAAGCGCCATCGGCATAGTAAACCGGTACTATTGGAGCTGCATTAAACAGTTCGTAAAAAATACCACCCGGCATATCCTTAGATTTGCTTAAAGATGCAGTAGTGTTTACGCCAAATTTTATTGCTTTAGATAAATGTATATCGTTGGAAACATGTACCGTGTACCTGTCGTAGTTATTGGTTTTTACCAAACCATCCTGGTGGTAATAACCCAGGGAAACATTATAGTTCGATTTATCTCCTCCACCTGTGATAGAAACCTGGTGGTTGGTAACCATTGCCGTTCTAAGAATTTGGTGGTACCAGTCTGTTGTGCCAAATGCAGTAGGGTTGGTATACCTGCCTGCGCTTCCGTTAAGTACATCCAGCTCATTTATGAGTTGAGCATATTGCGGACCGTTTACCATGTTTATTTGATTGGTAACAACCTGAGTGCCCACAAACCCATTATAGTTGGCAACAGCTTTGGCATTTTGCCGGCCTTTTTTTGTGGTAACCAAAATTACGCCATTTGCTGCCCTTATACCATAAATAGATTCGGATGAGGCATCTTTTAAAACACTCATACTCTCAATATCGCTGGCATTAATAAAACTAATATCATCGTACCAAACACCATCAACTACAAAAAGTGGGTTGGTATTACCATACACGGTTCCTACACCTCTTATATTAATTTGAGGAGCAGAGCCAGGCGCACCAGAATTGGTTATTTGCACACCGGCAACTTTTCCTTGCAATGCACTTAGTACATTGGATGAGGCCTGTTTGGAAATTTCATTGCCTTTTATTTGTGTAACCGATCCGGTAACATCTATTTTTCTTTGTGAGCCATAACCTACCACAATTACTTCATCAATTTTTTTAACTGCAGGGTTTAAGCTTACATCAACAACATTGCGGTTGTTAACGGCTACGCTTTGCGTTTCGTAACCAATGCTGCTAAAAACCAGTGTGGCATTGGGTGCAGCATTGATGGTATAGTTGCCGTTTGCATCGGTGCTGGTGCCGTTGGTTGTTCCTTTTTCGGTTACACTTACATTGCCCACGGGCTGCCCATTTTCATCGGTAACTCTTCCGGTTACTAATTGTGTCGTATTTTCATTACTGTAGGCCGGTAGCACCAATACCAGGTTGTTGGCTACCAGTTTATACGTCATGTTTGTGCCATTTAGGAGCAATTTCATGGCTTCTTCAATACCAGCGTTGTTAAAACTGATGTCTTTTTTTTGCTTCAATCCTTCCAATGTGGCATTGTAAGCAAAGCGATAGTAACCATCACGCTCAATAGTTTTGAGCGCTTTTTTTACTTCGGTATTTTTCAGATGCATGTTAATGGTTTGTCCCATTAGTGGATCAGCATTTACCTGTAAAGTGCCGATGAGGAGAAAAATTGCAGCAAGCTTCATAACAAGCAAAGTTTTTTGTAGCGACTTTAGCCAAATGTGCCGGCCGATTAGTGCTTTGTTTTGCATAAACATTTTTTTAAAATTAGAAAAAATTTCGGGGTCATAGGTTTTGGATTTTTATTTAGATTTTATATTGTTTATTCTTTTGTATTTATTGCTATTCTTTAATTTGCCAATTAAAATGTTGTTTCCGTTCATATCGTAATCAAAAGGAACCAGTATTTTTAAAATATCGAGCGCTTCATTAACGGTTTCATTTACAAAGGTTCCGCTCATGCGGTAGTTTTTTATTTCTGCATCGGCAAAATGGATAGTTACATTATACCAGCGTTCCATCAAAAAACCGATGGTTTCAAAGTTTTCTTCTTCAAAAACCAGTTTGTTGTACATCCATGCCGTTTCGGGTATATCCACAATTTTCTTGTCGGCTTTAAGTGTGGTAATGGTTATATCAGACCTTTTAATTTTATTGTATTCCGCTAAAACCTTTTTTTCTTTACCGTTATGCGTTAGTAGGTTTTTTTTGGCAAAAACCAGTTTTTCATTGGGGTTTAAAATTACCCTTGCACTTCCGGGTTCGTTACGTTTTACCACTTCAATGGCACCGTGCAGCAAAGTAGTTTCAATATTGGGTTCGGTTTCGTAATCTTTTACATCAAATTTAGTTCCCAGCACTTTTATGTCTATTACCGAAGTATGTACAATAAATGGTTTTTGGGCATTGTGGGTTACATCAAAATAGGCTTCACCTTTTAGTTCCACTTCTCGTGTTTCTTCATTAAAATTTTTGTGGATAATGAGGGAGGAAGCGGCATTAAGCCACACATTTGTCCCGTCGGGCAAGGTAAGTTGCTTTCTGCTGCCGGCAGGCGTTATTATTTTTGAGGCAAGCGCAGGAACCCTGGTTTGTTCTTTAATAGGTTTTTGGGAAACTAAGTTGTAGCCAAAAATTACTATAGGAATAATTGTTGCAGCAATAGATATGTGCCATTTGAATTTTTTCCAAAACCCAATAGAGGCTTTTTCCCCGGTTTCATTTTTTAAAGTATTGAGTAAATGGTCTAATTTTTCTTCAGTTGCACTTTCTGCAGATGAATAGGGTTGCTGCCAAAAAGATTCTAAGGATTG contains:
- a CDS encoding 23S rRNA (pseudouridine(1915)-N(3))-methyltransferase RlmH; the encoded protein is MKLYFWSIGKPNESYVKEGIDLFTKRLNHYFAAEWKIIPSPKNASGLAPDDVKIKEEEIILNFLEKDDFLILLDERGKLLNNDGLAKLIQQRANESTKTCIFLIGGAFGVGKKIQQRANLTWSLSPLVFPHQLVRLVLAEQVYRACTILKNEKYHH
- a CDS encoding LamG domain-containing protein — protein: MKNKLWIQKALLPALAVCGLLFSSCYKEFDPKTYQPVFSINGYSSSSEIGAGHLVGYWAFEGHYKDSVSGAEATGINTSFSSGFVGKAMQGGANAYAICDLPAGIKTVSSFTIDFWINTPQNTSGIITPITISKDDDFWGSLDMFYENGSTANSATFKVHVKAQSEVWFTNPVLANPWNAWQNIALTYDAATSIFSVYQGGGLVASTTSAGLGNLVFQNTATKLIFGTEQFNCSPSIGTAGGPQGWADYLRGKIDEVRFYDKVLSATELQSLIVLQGKGK
- a CDS encoding TonB-dependent receptor; translated protein: MKLAAIFLLIGTLQVNADPLMGQTINMHLKNTEVKKALKTIERDGYYRFAYNATLEGLKQKKDISFNNAGIEEAMKLLLNGTNMTYKLVANNLVLVLPAYSNENTTQLVTGRVTDENGQPVGNVSVTEKGTTNGTSTDANGNYTINAAPNATLVFSSIGYETQSVAVNNRNVVDVSLNPAVKKIDEVIVVGYGSQRKIDVTGSVTQIKGNEISKQASSNVLSALQGKVAGVQITNSGAPGSAPQINIRGVGTVYGNTNPLFVVDGVWYDDISFINASDIESMSVLKDASSESIYGIRAANGVILVTTKKGRQNAKAVANYNGFVGTQVVTNQINMVNGPQYAQLINELDVLNGSAGRYTNPTAFGTTDWYHQILRTAMVTNHQVSITGGGDKSNYNVSLGYYHQDGLVKTNNYDRYTVHVSNDIHLSKAIKFGVNTTASLSKSKDMPGGIFYELFNAAPIVPVYYADGAYGDAGDYNIATANQKNPQASVDFFDQNTKTWKLNGNIYGDLKFLKYFTFHSSIGGDFSQAETNNYTHYTKYNSVPVAYRNDFTALNRNRGENRNWIIENTLTYDRKFGDHSFKILAGQGAQEYKFYGLNAYRRGVPDFNGGQYFALGSDTMTVSDAGSINRVASYFGRINYAFADKYMVTASLRADGSSKFSNNWGYFPSIGLGWVISNEKFMESQQIFNNLKLRGSWGKIGNMSVPANLSVLTASQTGQLVYVGGDGTTGIGASINSVVTPKTDWELGEGIDIGLEASMLDNRLYAEIDWYSRKTKNAIFDIPVLGSVGTSSGTIIGNQANFLNKGIELVVSWKDDINKDWHYTVSANAGFNKNKVSSVSTGGNPIYQYLGTSVISRTMAGQPIGQFYGRQVVGIFQSAADIANYKNSGGTVIQPGAKPGDFKFKDVNDDGAIDDKDRVILGNPNPRMIYGINTTVGYKNFDLTLDFQGVSGIEIYNGNFALRFGGENYTKDYYDNRWHGEGTSNTYPSVATSGNSSVTSSFYVENGSYFRVRNAQLGYTFSGLKRTGISKLRMYVNAQNPFTWFHYRGFTPEVPASSPSRSGIDQQVHPLYATYNFGVNLTF
- a CDS encoding rhomboid family intramembrane serine protease, which produces MNFSEYPITILLIAANVIISLIGFNNAAFADKAIMHPYLVKRENQYYRFISSGFLHADFLHLIFNMFTLFFFGMAVEFYFTKYILGGSTSYLLLYFIGLVVSDIPSYIKHKDDYQYRSLGASGAVSAVVFAAIIFNPWNSIYIYGAIKISAAVYALLYIAYCIYMSKRNADNINHDAHLWGSLFGLAFTIILISSLQPGLIGPILEELKHVSLFGR
- a CDS encoding RagB/SusD family nutrient uptake outer membrane protein, translating into MKILNKKLGVTASYLSILLSASLLITGCKKDFLDVPPQAQQPVTQFWQTQEDATAAVNAMYANTRSWTFSAFATMAIESLGSDDASTGTEPSDGSYGFMNEFDTYTVTSSNDRVNDFWVGMYQQINYCNQVLDNIPNINMDDALRARYLLEAKFLRAYSYFRLVRAFGDVPLRLHVPVSGSEYNIPRTPKAEVWAAIQTDLTEAAAGLPASYTGANIGRATKGAALALLAKISIYQSKWTEAKNYSEQVMGMGYSLYTNYEKMFRLEGENCAESIYEIQCAYLPSIPGASNSQYCQIQQARGPFDGNGWGFNTPTQNLADAYEANDPRKFGSILFRGLTSAEGDLIPLTATNPMYNYKSYIPFASYTTTGGSEQNIRVIRLADVLLINAEANNELGNTANALASLELVRKRARDFAIANGAPANTLPAITSTSQSDIRTAIYHERRVELGMDFDSRYFDVIRQGRASTVFGPLGWQANKNEVWPIPQKEIDLSAGMLLQNPGYN
- a CDS encoding FecR family protein, with amino-acid sequence MNNSSKLYYLFSRKLSGEASPEEIEQLKAILAEDAENDFIAQSLESFWQQPYSSAESATEEKLDHLLNTLKNETGEKASIGFWKKFKWHISIAATIIPIVIFGYNLVSQKPIKEQTRVPALASKIITPAGSRKQLTLPDGTNVWLNAASSLIIHKNFNEETREVELKGEAYFDVTHNAQKPFIVHTSVIDIKVLGTKFDVKDYETEPNIETTLLHGAIEVVKRNEPGSARVILNPNEKLVFAKKNLLTHNGKEKKVLAEYNKIKRSDITITTLKADKKIVDIPETAWMYNKLVFEEENFETIGFLMERWYNVTIHFADAEIKNYRMSGTFVNETVNEALDILKILVPFDYDMNGNNILIGKLKNSNKYKRINNIKSK